The following coding sequences are from one Triticum aestivum cultivar Chinese Spring chromosome 5A, IWGSC CS RefSeq v2.1, whole genome shotgun sequence window:
- the LOC123103483 gene encoding disease resistance protein RGA2, translating to MLCSAVVLWHRRNSGRPPTLQEWDAASICKCVKEVHIRCQIGNDIQELNKKLDTIIPVIQQLGLAAEDQSGIDSEVAPHYNESNTIGRGVGSDCNDLVNLLRRGGEGAHVLFAIVGTIGVGKSTLALKIYHEMRGRFRTRLWVNISNDSRRITIWSGDTFKGRAGMPEQREVLRRYLDGSTRNLLLVIDNVRKADDWNQLLAANEAFRRCGCKVIVTTRDENVARMMGVTHFHRVKCLNGDDGWLLLHKTANLGGTVATGNIQDVGRSIVQKCSGVPMAIRTIGWNLRGRSREDEWESIHSQDFISSYTGIRDSIDTTYMELKYRVKRCFLYCSLYPEQFVIKQQCATQQWIAEGFFEGRPNLEEEAESCYQELIERGLLLPEHEANGVVGAKMPTLLRSFALYRSGEENCVDNPSRISSTSKPWRLCITDEEAIEAIPVYVTRLRTLFVSASPLRRSSLDLIIGRFPNLRVLDLRDTQVESIPKTLGRLLQLRYLNLSNTEIRKLPQSIGNLMMLQFLILQNCPYLTQMTSHVGRLENLRGLDFSGAPELNDVRFRLLKLTGLNCLRGFFPANHGLKLKELHALRNLTSLQILKLGRASSIEDAHQSRLQEMYHLKELELCCSSVDQPPVDGQEHMKDVFSALRPPQSLVSLKLDGYYGNGFPAWFSVSHLTALQRLTLDGCVHCQRLPALGEMMNLKFLAIIGFSVLTEINYELRGAPATGVAFPLLEQLFLGRMQNMVSWSGLVDIDMPLLERLQLDSCPMMISVPSWLQHCTTLKSLKIQHADALQYIENLPALKELQVHYSSNLNRILNLSRLEDLKIVSCACLTVVQDVPLLRNLHLDLGKHTAELPEWLQKKQSFTLRGLEIIGSEDLLNRCSSSTARYGRLIKDAADHVYAKLHGGSLYFSYTKRTGMFYRSRRCRECFSMQGAAILAVPVAPQRVHGGWETWIKYTLCAIFLIVSQFFVQWAVSSSGTGMIYGVYHLHIH from the exons ATGCTGTGCTCGGCAGTGGTTCTCTGGCACCGCCGCAACTCTGGCCGACCGCCTACTCTTCAG GAATGGGATGCTGCCTCTATATGTAAGTGTGTCAAGGAAGTTCATATCAGATGCCAGATTGGAAATGATATACAGGAACTAAACAAGAAACTGGATACAATCATACCAGTAATACAACAGTTAGGACTAGCTGCAGAAGATCAATCAGGAATAGACAGCGAAGTTGCTCCTCATTACAATGAGTCCAATACAATAGGTAGAGGTGTTGGCAGTGACTGCAATGATCTTGTTAATCTGCTACGGAGAGGTGGAGAAGGCGCCCATGTTCTTTTCGCCATAGTTGGAACTATTGGAGTTGGTAAGAGTACTCTTGCACTCAAGATATACCATGAGATGAGAGGTAGGTTTAGAACCAGGTTATGGGTAAATATCTCCAACGACTCCAGGCGCATCACAATATGGTCTGGTGACACATTTAAGGGAAGGGCAGGAATGCCGGAGCAACGTGAGGTGTTACGCCGCTATCTGGATGGTTCTACCAGGAACCTGCTCTTGGTCATTGATAATGTGCGGAAAGCAGATGATTGGAACCAGTTGCTGGCTGCAAATGAAGCATTCCGCCGTTGTGGCTGCAAAGTCATTGTAACAACACGTGACGAGAATGTCGCAAGGATGATGGGGGTGACCCATTTTCACCGTGTCAAGTGTTTGAATGGGGACGATGGCTGGTTGTTGCTCCACAAAACCGCTAATCTGGGAGGGACTGTAGCCACTGGTAACATTCAGGATGTTGGAAGAAGTATCGTGCAGAAGTGTAGTGGCGTTCCGATGGCAATTAGAACAATTGGATGGAATCTAAGGGGCAGGTCCCGGGAAGATGAATGGGAGAGCATACATTCACAAGATTTCATTTCCTCGTATACAGGGATAAGGGACAGTATTGATACGACGTACATGGAGTTGAAGTATCGCGTCAAGCGGTGTTTCCTCTACTGCTCTTTATACCCAGAGCAATTTGTGATCAAGCAGCAGTGTGCCACGCAGCAGTGGATTGCAGAGGGTTTCTTTGAGGGCAGACCAAATTTGGAAGAGGAGGCTGAAAGCTGTTACCAGGAATTAATAGAGAGGGGTCTTCTTCTGCCTGAGCATGAAGCTAATGGTGTGGTGGGAGCAAAGATGCCTACTCTACTGAGATCGTTTGCACTCTATCGGTCAGGCGAAGAGAACTGTGTGGATAATCCTAGTCGTATCAGTAGTACCAGTAAACCATGGCGCCTATGCATCACAGATGAAGAAGCTATAGAGGCCATCCCGGTTTATGTCACTCGTTTGAGGACACTCTTTGTGTCTGCAAGCCCACTCAGAAGAAGCAGCTTGGACCTTATCATTGGAAGGTTTCCGAACCTAAGAGTACTAGACcttagagacacacaagttgagaGCATTCCCAAAACGCTGGGAAGATTGCTGCAACTTAGGTACTTGAATCTTTCGAATACTGAAATAAGAAAACTTCCTCAGAGTATTGGGAATCTGATGATGCTGCAGTTTCTAATCCTCCAAAACTGTCCTTACCTCACACAAATGACCAGCCATGTTGGCCGTCTGGAAAACTTGAGGGGCCTCGACTTCTCAGGGGCACCAGAGCTAAATGATGTCCGTTTCAGACTACTCAAACTGACAGGACTCAACTGCTTGCGTGGTTTTTTTCCAGCTAACCATGGTTTGAAACTCAAGGAATTACATGCACTGCGCAACCTTACAAGCCTCCAGATACTGAAGCTAGGCAGGGCATCAAGCATAGAAGATGCACACCAATCAAGGCTGCAGGAAATGTATCATCTGAAAGAGCTCGAACTGTGCTGCAGTTCTGTCGACCAACCACCAGTTGACGGTCAAGAGCATATGAAAGATGTGTTCAGCGCACTCAGACCTCCTCAGAGTTTGGTTTCTCTCAAGCTAGATGGTTACTACGGCAATGGATTTCCAGCTTGGTTTTCAGTTTCTCACCTTACAGCGCTGCAGCGGCTGACGCTTGATGGCTGTGTCCACTGTCAGCGCCTACCAGCTCTCGGTGAGATGATGAATCTCAAATTCCTGGCTATCATAGGCTTCAGTGTGTTGACTGAGATCAACTATGAGCTTCGTGGGGCACCAGCAACCGGTGTGGCATTTCCACTGTTGGAGCAGCTATTCCTAGGGAGGATGCAGAATATGGTGTCATGGTCTGGTCTTGTAGATATAGACATGCCTTTACTTGAGAGATTACAGCTTGATAGCTGCCCCATGATGATTTCTGTCCCCTCATGGCTCCAGCACTGCACGACACTGAAAAGCTTGAAGATACAGCATGCTGATGCGCTTCAATATATCGAGAATCTGCCAGCACTTAAGGAGCTGCAAGTTCACTATAGTTCCAATCTGAATAGGATACTTAACCTCAGTAGACTGGAGGATTTGAAAATAGTGAGCTGCGCATGTCTGACTGTCGTGCAGGATGTTCCTCTGTTGCGCAACTTGCATTTGGATTTGGGCAAACACACAGCCGAGCTTCCAGAATGGCTCCAGAAGAAACAGTCATTTACTCTCAGGGGATTGGAGATTATCGGCAGCGAGGACCTATTGAACAGATGCTCCTCATCCACCGCGCGCTACGGGCGCCTCATCAAAGATGCAGCTGATCATGTTTATGCGAAATTGCATGGTGGTTCCTTGTACTTTTCGTACACCAAGAGGACTGGCATGTTCTATAGAAGCCGACGATGCAGGGAATGCTTCAGTATGCAAGGCGCAGCTATCCTCGCGGTGCCTGTTGCTCCCCAGCGAGTTCATGGTGGCTGGGAAACATGGATCAAGTACACACTTTGTGCCATCTTCCTCATTGTTTCCCAGTTCTTTGTTCAGTGGGCTGTTAGCTCTAG TGGAACAGGCATGATCTACGGTGTATACCACCTCCACATCCATTGA
- the LOC123101319 gene encoding adenylate isopentenyltransferase 3, chloroplastic-like: MEQRRGGKPKVVFVLGATSTGKSKLAIALAALFGGEVINSDKIQVYAGLPVITNKVTDEECAGVPHHLLGCVPCPDADFTVDDFCREATDAIKRVLSRGGLPVVAGGSNRYVEALVDGDGGAFRSSHDCLFVWLDAAPEVLRRSTAVRVDDMVRRGLVEEARAAFDPDASYTRGVRRAIGLPEMDAYLRRASDGDDDGTAAMLGRAVEEIKVNTFGLVLEQVEKIRRLSTLEGWDVRRVDCTEVLARTADGEGVQELWRKVVWEPVEDMVRTFVIAEKSGGKINLLP, from the coding sequence ATGGAGCAGCGACGCGGCGGCAAGCCCAAGGTGGTGTTCGTGCTGGGCGCGACATCCACAGGCAAGTCCAAGCTTGCCATCGCCCTGGCGGCGCTCTTCGGCGGCGAGGTGATCAACTCTGACAAGATCCAGGTGTACGCTGGCCTCCCAGTGATCACCAACAAGGTGACGGACGAGGAGTGCGCGGGTGTGCCGCACCACCTCCTCGGCTGCGTGCCGTGCCCCGACGCTGATTTCACTGTCGACGACTTCTGCCGGGAGGCGACTGACGCGATCAAGCGCGTTCTCTCCCGCGGCGGCCTCCCCGTGGTGGCCGGCGGCTCCAACCGGTACGTCGAGGCGCTCGTCGACGGAGACGGCGGCGCCTTCCGCTCCTCCCATGACTGCCTCTTCGTCTGGCTGGACGCCGCGCCGGAAGTCCTCCGCCGCTCCACGGCCGTACGGGTGGACGACATGGTGCGGCGGGGGCTCGTGGAGGAGGCCCGCGCGGCGTTCGACCCGGACGCCAGCTACACCCGGGGCGTGCGCCGCGCCATCGGCCTGCCGGAGATGGACGCGTACCTGCGACGCGCGAGCGACGGCGATGATGACGGCACAGCCGCGATGCTGGGGAGAGCGGTGGAGGAGATCAAGGTTAACACGTTCGGGCTGGTGCTGGAGCAGGTGGAGAAGATCCGGCGGTTGAGCACGCTGGAGGGGTGGGACGTCCGGCGGGTGGACTGCACAGAGGTGCTGGCGCGGACGGCGGACGGCGAAGGGGTGCAGGAGCTATGGAGGAAGGTTGTCTGGGAGCCCGTCGAGGACATGGTGCGGACGTTCGTCATCGCGGAGAAGAGCGGTGGGAAGATCAACCTGCTGCCCTAG